The following proteins come from a genomic window of Verrucomicrobiia bacterium:
- a CDS encoding c-type cytochrome domain-containing protein, protein MKSWSNRVLCLLMTVVFTTAISAFAAPDYAVIHEIFQKQCVECHAAQDPEGGFVMETHETVLKGGKEGVVVIPGKASDSLLVKFLEGNSGRKGKNQFMPPGKRDHLPTKEIALIREWIDAGAKPPAQAMASRKELKVPSIAPKKEPRRAIKSVAWSEAAGLIAVARYGEVELFVPGMTSPKFKLEGHVGAVNAVAFSRDGKHLFAAAGQTGLFGEVRHWDVATGKFVKVFEGHLDALYAVAVSPDGNLLASGGYDQQIILWDVKEGKPVRTLKGHNGCVYDLDFRSDGKILASVSADRTAKLWDVASGERRDTLSQSLKEIYSVAFSPDGKRLAAAGVDNRIRVWEVSEKATETTNPLLYSKFGHEGAILNLAFSPDGKWLVSTAEDRTVKLWDFRPMREVRVLEKQTDWAPGITFAKQGQQIVVGRLDGTLGLYPTVSGETSAPASRLTQTTP, encoded by the coding sequence ATGAAGTCTTGGTCCAATCGTGTCCTGTGTCTGCTGATGACGGTGGTTTTCACCACGGCCATCAGTGCCTTCGCAGCACCGGATTACGCAGTCATTCACGAGATTTTCCAGAAGCAATGCGTGGAATGTCACGCAGCGCAAGATCCTGAAGGCGGTTTCGTGATGGAAACTCATGAGACAGTGTTGAAGGGTGGCAAAGAGGGCGTAGTGGTGATCCCGGGCAAAGCGAGCGACAGCTTGCTCGTGAAATTCCTCGAAGGAAATTCTGGTCGCAAAGGAAAGAATCAGTTCATGCCGCCCGGCAAACGCGATCATCTACCAACCAAAGAGATCGCACTCATCCGCGAATGGATCGATGCGGGAGCCAAGCCGCCCGCACAAGCGATGGCCTCGCGGAAGGAATTGAAGGTGCCGAGCATCGCGCCGAAGAAGGAGCCAAGGCGTGCGATCAAATCGGTGGCCTGGTCGGAGGCGGCGGGGTTGATCGCCGTGGCGCGATATGGAGAGGTAGAGTTGTTTGTACCGGGCATGACTTCACCGAAATTTAAATTGGAAGGTCATGTAGGTGCGGTAAATGCCGTGGCTTTCTCTCGAGATGGCAAACATCTCTTCGCGGCGGCAGGACAAACGGGTTTGTTTGGTGAAGTTCGGCATTGGGATGTGGCCACAGGTAAGTTCGTGAAAGTGTTCGAAGGACATCTCGATGCGCTTTACGCGGTAGCGGTTTCACCGGATGGCAACTTGCTCGCGAGTGGCGGCTACGATCAGCAAATCATCCTGTGGGATGTGAAAGAAGGGAAACCCGTTCGCACGCTCAAAGGCCACAATGGTTGCGTGTATGATCTTGATTTCCGAAGCGATGGAAAAATCCTCGCCAGCGTCAGTGCAGATCGGACGGCAAAGCTATGGGACGTAGCAAGTGGTGAACGACGTGATACGCTGAGTCAGTCGCTGAAGGAGATTTACAGCGTGGCGTTCAGTCCCGATGGAAAAAGGCTAGCGGCGGCGGGCGTGGATAATCGCATCCGCGTGTGGGAAGTCAGCGAAAAGGCCACGGAGACGACCAATCCCCTGCTCTACTCGAAGTTTGGTCATGAAGGTGCGATTCTAAATCTCGCCTTCTCGCCCGATGGCAAATGGCTCGTCTCCACCGCCGAAGATCGCACGGTGAAGCTCTGGGATTTCCGACCGATGCGCGAAGTGCGTGTGTTAGAGAAACAAACGGACTGGGCTCCGGGCATCACTTTCGCGAAGCAAGGACAGCAGATTGTCGTAGGCAGATTGGATGGAACGTTGGGACTTTACCCGACAGTTTCTGGTGAGACTTCTGCTCCTGCATCGCGGCTTACCCAAACAACTCCATGA
- a CDS encoding response regulator, which yields MKTILIVDDDDLLREMLGEVLRMEGYDVTEATDGKTALKLAKKKTFDVVTLDVALEKEDGRALVDPIRELQPKAKIYLLTGMDEPELKSKAKHHADGHFSKAQPMEKLLAKIASGGAK from the coding sequence ATGAAAACAATCCTCATCGTCGATGATGATGACTTGCTGCGGGAGATGCTCGGGGAAGTTCTCCGGATGGAAGGCTATGATGTGACGGAAGCCACGGACGGCAAGACGGCGCTCAAACTCGCGAAAAAGAAAACCTTCGATGTGGTGACACTGGATGTGGCCCTCGAAAAAGAAGACGGTCGCGCACTGGTGGATCCCATCCGCGAGCTGCAACCGAAAGCAAAGATCTATCTGCTGACCGGGATGGATGAGCCTGAGTTGAAGAGCAAGGCAAAGCACCATGCCGACGGGCATTTCTCCAAGGCGCAACCGATGGAAAAACTGCTGGCGAAGATCGCAAGCGGAGGTGCCAAATGA
- a CDS encoding alpha/beta hydrolase: MKAMKTVTSFLSLLLIAALMISSASAQEKKKQAEPPFKPEGAVINAYKTVGGTKLNLYVFNPPDYKPGDKRPAIVLFFGGGWRNGSPKQFEQQCRYLASRGMVAITADYRVSSRFDVKAKDCVIDAKDAVRWVRENAKQMGIDPKRIAAGGGSAGGHIAACTAVVKGFEDKDTKVSSVPDALVLFNPALVLSPFEGGEPLPGERMESLKERMGTEPKELSPLHHVKKGAPPTIIFHGQADTTVPYSTAEAFTKAMKKEGNECELKGYEGQPHGFFNFGRTKQDHFKQTLTETDKFLLKLGWLKGEPQVNSFRFAQY, translated from the coding sequence ATGAAAGCCATGAAAACCGTCACTTCTTTTCTTTCACTTCTCCTGATAGCAGCTCTTATGATTTCTTCGGCCTCAGCGCAGGAAAAGAAAAAACAGGCGGAACCACCCTTCAAACCCGAGGGTGCTGTGATCAATGCTTACAAGACAGTGGGCGGAACAAAGTTGAATCTCTATGTCTTCAATCCGCCCGACTATAAGCCGGGCGACAAGCGGCCGGCTATCGTGCTCTTCTTCGGCGGCGGATGGCGGAACGGCTCTCCGAAGCAGTTCGAGCAGCAGTGCCGTTACCTCGCCTCTCGCGGCATGGTTGCCATCACTGCGGATTACCGCGTATCCAGCCGCTTTGATGTGAAAGCCAAAGATTGCGTGATTGATGCCAAGGATGCCGTGCGATGGGTGCGGGAAAACGCAAAGCAGATGGGCATTGATCCCAAACGAATCGCCGCAGGCGGCGGTTCAGCGGGAGGACACATCGCCGCTTGCACCGCTGTGGTAAAGGGCTTTGAAGACAAAGACACGAAGGTATCCTCGGTGCCGGACGCGCTGGTGCTTTTCAATCCCGCTCTGGTGCTTTCACCGTTTGAAGGTGGTGAACCATTGCCAGGAGAACGGATGGAAAGTTTGAAGGAACGCATGGGCACGGAACCCAAGGAGCTTTCGCCGCTGCATCACGTGAAAAAAGGTGCGCCACCCACGATCATCTTCCATGGCCAGGCGGATACTACGGTCCCCTACTCCACGGCGGAGGCGTTCACAAAGGCTATGAAGAAAGAAGGAAACGAATGCGAACTGAAGGGTTATGAAGGACAGCCCCACGGGTTCTTCAATTTCGGTCGCACGAAGCAGGACCACTTCAAGCAAACCCTCACCGAAACAGACAAGTTTCTCCTGAAGCTGGGTTGGTTGAAGGGTGAGCCACAGGTGAATAGCTTCAGGTTTGCCCAGTATTGA
- a CDS encoding MOSC domain-containing protein: MADTTQKPFGPTGDASRHRTLEDLETGLLALPVAPKESGRVTFLMRRDADKTRVILERTILSPEEGLPDDNWGRNPDRLPDAQLAVMRHDVAELIANGQSLTLFGDSLFVDLDITAENLPTGTRIRVGKALIEVTPMPHDGCAKFNARFGNGALKFVAAKATRNQNRRGIYWRVVEAGEVAVNSTIHVIRPTQT; this comes from the coding sequence ATGGCTGATACAACTCAGAAACCTTTCGGACCGACTGGCGATGCTTCACGGCATCGCACACTCGAAGATTTGGAAACCGGCCTGCTGGCCCTTCCCGTTGCACCGAAAGAAAGCGGACGAGTCACCTTCCTCATGCGCCGCGACGCCGACAAAACGCGGGTGATTCTGGAGCGTACCATTCTCTCCCCCGAAGAAGGCCTGCCCGATGATAATTGGGGCCGCAATCCCGATCGCCTGCCCGATGCCCAACTGGCCGTGATGCGCCACGACGTCGCGGAACTCATCGCCAACGGCCAATCGCTCACCCTCTTCGGCGACAGCCTGTTCGTGGACCTGGATATCACAGCGGAGAATTTGCCCACCGGCACCCGCATCCGCGTAGGCAAAGCGCTCATCGAAGTCACGCCCATGCCACATGACGGCTGCGCCAAGTTCAACGCCCGCTTCGGCAATGGCGCGCTGAAATTCGTGGCGGCCAAGGCAACGCGCAATCAGAACCGGCGTGGGATTTATTGGCGAGTGGTGGAAGCGGGAGAAGTAGCAGTCAACTCCACGATACATGTGATTCGTCCTACGCAGACGTAA